A window of the Cystobacter fuscus genome harbors these coding sequences:
- a CDS encoding Hsp20/alpha crystallin family protein — MSLIRRNNSDRGLVQNRGVDPFEVMRDLLQWDPFRELPRGVAGGAVTGFLPSFEVKETKDSYVFKADLPGVKQEDLNISLTGNRLTLSGQRNEEKRDEGETHYVHERGFGSFSRSFSLPEGIDAEHVQAELKDGVLNVVVPKKPEVQPKRILVKGTHEGDTKASA, encoded by the coding sequence ATGTCGCTCATTCGCAGGAACAACAGTGACCGGGGTCTCGTCCAGAACCGTGGTGTGGATCCCTTCGAGGTGATGAGGGACTTGCTGCAGTGGGATCCCTTCCGTGAGCTGCCCCGTGGCGTGGCCGGTGGAGCCGTGACGGGCTTCCTCCCCTCCTTCGAAGTGAAGGAGACGAAGGACTCGTATGTCTTCAAGGCGGACCTCCCCGGGGTCAAGCAGGAGGACCTCAACATCTCCCTCACCGGCAACCGGCTGACCCTCTCCGGCCAGCGCAACGAGGAGAAGAGGGACGAGGGTGAAACGCATTACGTCCATGAGCGCGGCTTCGGCTCCTTCTCACGCTCCTTCTCCCTGCCGGAGGGCATCGATGCGGAACACGTCCAGGCCGAACTCAAGGACGGCGTGCTGAACGTGGTGGTGCCCAAGAAGCCAGAGGTGCAGCCCAAGCGCATCCTCGTCAAGGGCACGCACGAGGGTGACACGAAGGCAAGTGCCTGA